The following are from one region of the Pseudodesulfovibrio piezophilus C1TLV30 genome:
- a CDS encoding substrate-binding periplasmic protein gives MRSYLFAFALVLTIFASTAMAQHPVFVTNIDFAPYSMEKDGQPAGIDVDVITEAAKRAGLDIQIDMAPLDTLLLRLKTGECVGAFALFPTPDRDKVASFMRDAPIHFSEYVLFTKVGDTFSFDSYTDLKRKIIGRIAGTDLGKEFHDALDAGIMQAKDYPDLTAALRGLLSGEIDAYAGNIDVTYYRLKDMGLTSSIVYLPKKLLTKKPSYLALSRTSTYPHKEEILQALGIAISKMRQDGTYNKIARRYLIRF, from the coding sequence ATGCGTTCATATCTTTTTGCCTTCGCCCTCGTTCTGACCATCTTTGCCTCGACTGCAATGGCACAACACCCTGTCTTCGTAACAAATATCGACTTTGCGCCCTATTCCATGGAAAAAGATGGACAGCCTGCCGGGATCGATGTGGATGTCATCACTGAAGCAGCCAAACGGGCCGGATTGGACATCCAGATAGACATGGCACCACTGGACACACTGCTGCTGAGGCTGAAAACCGGCGAATGCGTCGGGGCGTTTGCGCTCTTCCCTACCCCGGACAGGGACAAGGTGGCTTCCTTCATGCGGGATGCTCCCATTCATTTCAGTGAATATGTACTTTTCACCAAGGTCGGTGACACCTTTTCCTTTGACTCCTACACCGACCTCAAACGGAAGATTATAGGACGAATCGCCGGGACTGATCTCGGCAAGGAATTTCATGACGCCCTTGATGCAGGTATCATGCAAGCCAAGGACTACCCTGACCTGACCGCAGCACTGAGGGGTCTTCTCTCAGGCGAAATTGATGCCTATGCGGGAAATATCGACGTCACATACTACCGACTCAAGGATATGGGACTCACCAGCTCCATCGTGTATCTGCCCAAGAAACTTCTGACCAAAAAGCCTTCCTACCTCGCTCTTTCCCGAACCTCGACCTATCCCCACAAGGAAGAGATACTCCAGGCATTGGGAATCGCCATCAGCAAGATGCGCCAGGATGGAACCTACAACAAGATCGCCCGCCGCTATCTGATTCGGTTCTAA
- a CDS encoding PAS domain S-box protein — translation MSSSQVLVIDDNPTFRALVQVHLAKKGYDVVEADSGPEGIELFMHNLPDVVLVDLRMPEMDGHEVLVDLAGRSAEIPLIVITGDSQIEDAIKALRNGAWDFVTKGEDFLSELDSALTKGLERSESVARERKRLDREIAERRKAEAALKGQLEFIQTVIDAVPNQIFYKGRDGVYLGCNKAFEDLVGLSAGEIIGKRVQDIAPPGERDMYVRKDEELYFGTKNQEFEQRTRFGGVVRDILVRKALFRDLEGQPNGIVGVLSDITRQKESQQELRASKERFRSLLESSPLPIIIADIEDGSCVYVNHRGAEYFGVDPTEAVGMSTMTFYPDHALWERLKAGVLQNGILSDEEVEVRRFDGTHLWTLASASSMELDGNRVMSISFSDLTERKDLEEAMEKFKFIANASHDMMTLSNREFLYEAANQAYLDQHGKSEEAILGHSMTDVWGEESFTKGIQPYFTQCLSGTAVKYEARFSFSGKSPRDYEVSMYPYFGSDGQVSHVATVSKDITEALEAKAEILESREHFRTIFESSLDPIVLFDSRLHVFGMNTSAIAKFGFNQQAVMGHDMRKFFVSTPDFVLFRKTVMPILESQGAWMGDWTFANSAKMAIPTETTISAIPPRADGEERGYVAIVRDISPRIRAENERRETEERYRAVFESSGAATILVDEEGIVTKANQRFLDLFEAPASDIEGRIHWNEFVADEDKKFMEQRKETLVRAPGHISRYEFRFMSLSGELRHVFLEASVLPGTDQSIVSITDITDRKRDENRLREALDEMEAIQQNTIVGIGLFLDDKIVRINKRGAEIFGYEPKDILGRSPSAFFLSERSYMSFRRRCVYNLIVHGAFQSERSFRRVDATWIWVHLYAQPVDRTDLRKGVIWTILDISERRHNEIVANMLYQISNAVSSTSDLHEFYERIHAILSRTINATNFFIALLDKDQQMLEFSYFEDEKDDLKGHVLDLRQHGKKSLSAEVIRTGMPHLVTTGKVQAKSVYIPDNSAAYGLVIRNRQDILDANGVENKDMIGTCSRVWLGVPLKIKGEVVGVMAVQSYDDPDQFSSKDAAMIISVSEQIALAIERKGNERDLLKAKELAEAASQSKSEFLANMSHEVRTPLNGVLGMLQLAQTTDLTEEQRDYVDTALSSGRSLLSIINDILDFSKIEAGKLEVVTEPFSFSQLVQDVLMTFRGQARNKGIDLVLDLPDEIPEPLVGGKGRLRQILFNLVGNGVKFTTDGHVGIFAQILRQKRDAGTLLLLICVEDTGIGIPDDKIEDIFEPFTQVDGSYVRQHQGTGLGLGIVKRLVDLLNGTLTIDTEEGRGTALYLTMEFGIESMSLAESLGNFPDRSSGKRFLVVEDNRVNRILAARMLAKLGHDSDVACDGWEALEKLKNEDFDAVFMDIQMPGMDGVATTSRIRAAKPGSGINPEIPIVAMTAHAMLGDREVFIDSGMDEYIAKPVELDEISSTIARLFTRKGKSIQ, via the coding sequence GTGAGCAGTTCACAGGTGCTGGTTATAGACGATAACCCGACATTCAGGGCATTGGTCCAGGTTCACCTGGCCAAGAAGGGGTATGATGTTGTCGAGGCAGACAGCGGACCTGAAGGAATCGAGCTGTTCATGCACAATCTGCCGGATGTGGTGTTGGTGGATTTGCGTATGCCTGAGATGGACGGACATGAGGTCCTTGTCGATCTGGCTGGGCGTTCAGCGGAGATACCCCTGATCGTGATAACCGGAGACAGTCAAATAGAGGATGCGATCAAGGCCTTGCGAAACGGGGCTTGGGATTTTGTCACCAAGGGAGAGGACTTCCTGTCCGAATTGGACAGTGCTCTGACCAAAGGGCTTGAACGGTCCGAGTCAGTCGCTCGGGAGCGGAAGCGCCTTGATCGGGAAATCGCCGAAAGACGTAAGGCAGAAGCTGCCTTGAAGGGGCAGTTGGAGTTTATTCAGACTGTTATCGATGCGGTTCCGAATCAGATTTTTTATAAGGGACGTGATGGGGTCTATCTCGGATGCAACAAGGCTTTCGAGGATTTGGTGGGATTGTCGGCCGGAGAGATAATAGGCAAACGGGTTCAGGATATTGCCCCTCCTGGTGAACGGGATATGTATGTTCGCAAGGATGAGGAACTCTATTTCGGAACCAAGAATCAGGAATTTGAACAGCGTACCCGATTTGGTGGCGTGGTTCGGGATATTTTGGTGCGCAAGGCCCTGTTCCGGGATCTGGAAGGACAGCCCAACGGCATTGTCGGTGTCTTGAGTGATATTACCCGTCAGAAGGAGAGTCAGCAGGAATTGCGGGCAAGCAAGGAACGGTTCCGTTCCCTTCTCGAATCTTCCCCCCTCCCCATCATCATCGCCGATATCGAGGACGGTTCATGCGTCTATGTCAATCACCGGGGAGCAGAATATTTCGGAGTGGACCCGACAGAAGCTGTCGGTATGTCCACCATGACGTTTTATCCTGATCATGCGCTGTGGGAGAGGCTGAAGGCCGGTGTGCTTCAAAACGGTATTTTGTCCGATGAAGAGGTCGAGGTGCGCCGGTTTGACGGAACACATCTCTGGACGCTGGCATCGGCATCATCCATGGAATTGGATGGCAACCGTGTGATGAGCATTTCCTTTTCCGATCTGACAGAGCGCAAAGATTTGGAAGAAGCGATGGAGAAATTCAAATTCATAGCCAATGCCTCCCATGACATGATGACTCTAAGTAACAGGGAATTTCTCTATGAGGCGGCGAACCAGGCATATCTGGATCAACATGGGAAGAGTGAAGAGGCCATTCTCGGCCATTCCATGACCGATGTTTGGGGAGAGGAGTCCTTCACCAAAGGGATTCAACCGTACTTTACCCAGTGCCTATCCGGCACGGCTGTCAAATATGAAGCGCGCTTTTCTTTTTCCGGGAAATCTCCCCGTGATTATGAAGTCAGCATGTACCCGTATTTCGGTTCTGATGGTCAAGTTTCTCATGTTGCCACGGTCTCCAAGGATATTACTGAAGCGCTGGAGGCCAAAGCGGAGATACTGGAAAGCCGGGAACATTTCAGAACCATCTTCGAAAGCTCCTTGGACCCCATCGTTCTTTTTGACAGCCGATTGCACGTCTTTGGCATGAATACATCGGCCATCGCCAAGTTCGGCTTCAATCAACAGGCGGTCATGGGACATGACATGAGGAAATTTTTTGTCTCCACCCCGGATTTTGTTCTTTTCAGAAAAACCGTTATGCCGATTTTGGAAAGTCAGGGAGCCTGGATGGGAGATTGGACATTCGCCAATAGCGCGAAGATGGCAATACCGACCGAAACTACCATCTCGGCTATTCCACCCCGTGCAGATGGAGAAGAAAGGGGGTATGTCGCTATTGTGCGGGATATTAGCCCGAGGATTCGCGCAGAGAATGAGCGCAGGGAAACCGAGGAACGGTACAGGGCCGTGTTTGAGTCTTCTGGCGCAGCGACGATTCTTGTCGATGAAGAGGGGATTGTTACCAAGGCCAATCAACGTTTTCTCGACCTTTTTGAAGCCCCGGCCAGTGATATTGAAGGGCGAATTCATTGGAACGAGTTTGTTGCGGATGAAGACAAGAAATTCATGGAGCAGCGAAAAGAGACATTGGTCCGTGCACCAGGGCATATCTCCCGGTATGAATTTCGATTCATGTCGTTAAGCGGGGAGTTGCGGCATGTCTTTCTGGAAGCCAGCGTCCTTCCGGGAACTGACCAATCCATCGTGTCCATTACGGATATCACGGATCGAAAACGTGATGAGAATCGGCTGCGTGAAGCTTTGGATGAAATGGAGGCCATTCAGCAGAATACTATCGTGGGAATCGGGTTGTTCCTTGATGACAAGATTGTGCGCATCAACAAGCGCGGGGCAGAAATTTTCGGTTATGAGCCGAAAGATATCCTTGGCCGGTCTCCCTCTGCCTTTTTCCTTTCCGAGCGGAGCTACATGAGTTTTCGCAGGCGTTGTGTCTATAACCTTATCGTTCATGGTGCCTTTCAGTCGGAGCGGTCCTTTCGTCGGGTTGATGCCACCTGGATATGGGTACACCTTTATGCCCAACCAGTGGATAGGACGGATTTGAGAAAAGGTGTCATCTGGACCATCCTTGATATCTCGGAGCGTCGGCATAATGAAATAGTGGCCAATATGCTCTATCAGATTTCCAATGCCGTCAGTTCTACCTCAGACCTTCATGAATTTTATGAACGAATTCACGCGATCCTCAGTCGAACCATCAATGCGACCAATTTTTTTATTGCCCTTTTGGACAAAGATCAGCAGATGCTGGAATTTTCTTACTTCGAGGATGAGAAAGATGACCTCAAAGGACATGTTCTCGACCTCCGCCAGCATGGGAAAAAAAGCCTTTCTGCCGAGGTTATTCGTACCGGGATGCCCCATTTGGTAACAACCGGGAAAGTTCAGGCGAAGAGTGTTTATATCCCGGATAATTCGGCTGCATATGGTTTGGTTATACGAAATCGGCAGGATATTCTTGATGCAAATGGGGTCGAGAACAAAGACATGATCGGTACGTGCTCCAGAGTCTGGCTCGGGGTTCCCCTGAAGATCAAGGGTGAAGTCGTGGGGGTGATGGCTGTTCAGTCCTATGACGACCCGGATCAATTCTCCTCCAAGGACGCGGCCATGATTATTTCGGTTTCAGAGCAGATAGCCTTGGCCATAGAGCGTAAGGGAAATGAGCGGGATCTTCTGAAGGCAAAGGAACTTGCCGAGGCGGCCAGTCAGTCGAAAAGTGAATTTCTTGCCAATATGAGCCATGAGGTGCGGACACCGTTGAATGGTGTTTTGGGTATGTTGCAACTCGCTCAGACAACTGACCTGACGGAAGAACAGCGGGATTATGTTGACACGGCCCTCAGTTCAGGGCGGAGCCTGCTTTCTATTATCAATGATATTCTGGATTTTTCAAAAATAGAGGCGGGTAAACTTGAAGTTGTGACCGAGCCATTTTCCTTTTCCCAGCTGGTGCAGGATGTTCTGATGACATTCAGAGGACAGGCCAGAAACAAGGGGATTGATCTGGTTCTCGACCTGCCTGATGAAATCCCCGAACCTCTGGTAGGTGGCAAGGGCAGGTTGCGGCAGATCCTTTTCAATCTGGTTGGGAATGGCGTGAAATTTACCACTGACGGGCATGTCGGCATCTTTGCACAGATCCTGCGGCAGAAAAGGGACGCGGGGACATTGTTGTTGCTCATCTGTGTCGAGGATACGGGTATCGGCATCCCTGACGACAAGATTGAAGATATCTTTGAGCCATTCACTCAGGTGGACGGATCATATGTCAGGCAACATCAGGGAACAGGATTGGGACTTGGTATCGTCAAACGATTGGTGGATCTTTTAAACGGCACCTTGACCATAGATACGGAAGAGGGGCGTGGCACGGCCTTGTATTTGACCATGGAATTCGGGATCGAGTCCATGTCTTTGGCCGAGTCCCTTGGGAATTTCCCCGATAGAAGTTCGGGCAAGCGGTTCCTGGTTGTGGAAGATAATCGCGTGAATCGCATTCTTGCTGCGCGAATGCTCGCCAAATTGGGGCATGATTCCGAC